The Gehongia tenuis DNA window GATTGATCTCCCCAAGGCCGGTGCGGGGCCCGCTGGACAGCAGCCGAAGATCATTGGCTATTTTGGATAGGTTCACAGCCGAGGTTTTTAAAGCCGCGGATAAGTTAACATAACTATCGAGATTTTGGGTGGCGTCCATCAGGTCGGCAGCCTGTACCAAAGGCTCACCGGTGATCTCGGAGAGCTTGCGGATGACCCGAGCGCGATAGGCGGGGTAGGTGTTGACGGCGGTACCGATGGCTGTACCGCCAAGATTGATGGTGAGAAGCCCTTCGCCGGCCACGCTCAGCCGTTCCACATCCCTTCGCACCGCCGAGGCCCAGGCGCGGAAGGACTGCCCCAGATTCATGGGTACGGCATCCTGAAGCTGGGTCCGGCCCATCTTGATGACATCGTCGAATTCCTCGCCCTTGTCTTCCAGTGCGGCACACAGTTCGTTCAGTGCATCCAAGGCGGGAGCCAGCAGTTTCAATGCCGCCAGCTTGCCCGCGGTGGGAAATACGTCGTTGGTGGACTGGGCCATGTTCACGAGATCGTTTGGATGGACGAGAGCGTAATCGCCCTTCCGTCCGCCCATAAGCTCAATGGCGCGGTTGGCCACCACTTCGTTCATATTCATGTTGGCGGAAGTACCGGCTCCGCCCTGTATGGGATCCACAATGAAGGCGTCCATAAGTCCGCCGGCAATGATTTCGCGGCAGGCTGCAACAATGGCGTGGGCAGCTTCAGGCTCAACCCTGCCCGCTTCCCGGTGGACCAACGCGGCTGCCAGCTTCACCTGAGCCAGGCTCACGATCATTTCCCGGCACATTCTGCGGCCGGTAATGGGAAAATTGGTGACGGCGCGGAGCGTCTGTACGCCGTAATAGGCGTCTTCGGGCACGGCCATGGAGCCGATGGAGTCCCGTTCTGATCTGAGTTTCATCTTGATGCGCCTCCCATGCAATGTTCTGATTTTGTCTTAGCATACGCTGGAAGAAGCGGGAAGTAAAGAGCTGCAGCGCACTTTAAAAGAAAGATGCAAAAATTGTGATGAAGGCGTTAGGAATCGTGAAAAATGTGCAAAAATACTTAAATAAATAAGGTGGGGTTCCGAACAAAGGGGCCCAGGTGTCGGATCTGAACAAAAAATAAAAGGCCATCCATTTACATTTCCCTGTTTTTCCTTTATAGTGAAACCAAGGAGGTGCCTCATGGACGCCATTGATTATGATATTTTAGCATTGTTGGTACAAAATGGGCGCATGCCCTTGAAGCAGTTGGCCCAGGAGGTTTGCCTGTCCTCACCGGCCGCGGCGGCACGGGTCGCACGGCTGGAGAAGGAGGGAGTGATCACCGGCTACCATGCCTCGGTGGATTTGCAGAAGCTGGATTATCCGGTCAAGGCCTTCATCAACCTCAGAGTGCGGCCTGATCAGAAGCCAGAATTTTATCCTTTCATTGAAGCCTGTCCCAATGTGCTGGAATGCTGCTGTGTGACGGGACACTATTCCATGCTGATCAAGGTGGCCTTTCCGAGCACCCAGGAGCTGGACGCCTTTATTGGTATTCTTCAGCGCTTTGGGGACACGGAGACGCAGATCGTTTTTTCAACAGCGGTGGAGCCGCGGGAGCTGGCAAAACCGGCTCATGAGCTGTCCAATTAACCCAGCTTGACCGGTTTTCCTTCTTTCAGGAAGGAGAGCGGGCCATGCCCGCCGCAGATGAAGCAGGATTTTCCCGTCCGAATCTCCATTGCGGTGATGCGGGTTATGAGCTCCCTGCGGATGGCGGTGGCCTTTTGGGAATCCACGTTGACACTGGTCATCAGATAGGGGGCAAGAGCGTTAAATTCGGCCTGTTCCGGGGAAAACCCTTGGATATTTACAAGATTGTCTCCGGTGAAAATGGCACGGCCCTCCCGCTCCCAAAAGATCATTTCTCCATAAACGTGACCGCCGCTGCCCTCAAGGACGTCGAAGATGAGATCTCCTACGGCAAAACTTCCAAGGGGATAGAGTTCCCCGTGCTCTTCCGGAGTGTTTTGATCCATCAGCACCATTCTTTCCTCCGGCGGCGGAGCATAGCCGGAGATGATGCGGTTCAGTTTGGTGTATCCATAACAAAACCCTTTCGCCTCCCGGTAATCGGGTTGACCCTGCCGTTGGCGCCTGAAGAATCGGGCGCTTTTTTCATTGATATGAATGGGTGCCGGCAGAATGGATAAAAGTCCGCAGTGGTCCACATCGGGATGGGTGATATAAATGCGTGAGAGCCGATTTTCAAAATTATCGAAAAGGGTGTGGAAGATCTCCTGCATTTCCGGCCAAAAGCGGGCATAGCCGGTATCGATGAGCACGAGCTCATTGTCCGTTTCCAGCACATAGGTATTGCTGCCGCAGGGCGGCTGGATGCTGTGGAGGGTGACTTTGGGCGAAAGATGAATACGCTCAATCTCAGGCTGAAAGGCACGGCCGCGGTGATCGGCTATGAAATGGGCAAAACGGCGGATGTATTCAAATACCTTGCCAGGATTCTCACCGGATTTTTGCAGCAGCTGTAAAATACGGTTGGCTTCAGCGATGAATGCCTGGGTCTCCGCGGGGGGAAGATCGAAAAGAGTGCGCATTTCGCTGGCGAGCCGGATGTAGAAGATGGTGTTGTCCAGTGGGATTTTTGCATCATCGTATTCCAGGATATCGATGGGGTAAAGTTCGCCCAGATCGTCCAGCAGCATTTTGATGACCTCCGGATTTTCAATGAGAAGGCCCATTTGGAAATGCTGAACGCCCGTCCCGTTTTCCTCGGAATTGATGTAGGAGATATTGATGTCGTAACGATCCAGCACCTTGAGGGCGGGCAGCACGGCGCCGGGCACGTCGGGGATAGTCAGCTCCACCATCACCACCCGCGCATCACAAGCGGCTTTACTCAAATATCCAACGGCTCTCAGCTCCCGTTCGATGGCCGCGTGGGCGGCTTCCTCCGCCCGGATATCCAGGAAAAGAGCATGCATGTCCACGGCCTTGTTGTAGCTCACCCGAACGATGTTCCCGCCCTGTTTCCAAATGATCCTGGACGCGAGCAGAAAGGCGCCGGATTTGTTGGGCATGGTGGTCATGTAAGTTTTGACGGTCATGGACAATCCCTCCTTTCCTCATCATAGGCAAAGATCCGTTTATTGGCAACTTTTTGCTAGGATTTGGCTCAATAAAATCTGGAAGGCCGCGCCATAATAAGGTTGAGCTGGCCCATGAGCCCATGGTAAAACTTCAAGATTCAGGCGCATAAAATGCCGGGCTGGTCCAATACTAAGTGCATGATGAACTTGCAATAGGAGGCGTAAATTTGAAAGCAACAGGAATTGTACGCAGAATCGATGAACTGGGCCGGGTGGTGATTCCCAAGGAGATCCGCCGCACCCTGCGCATTCGCGAGGGCGACCCGCTGGAGATCTTCACCGATCGGGACGGCGAGGTTATTTTAAAGAAGTACTCGCCCATTGGGGAATTGGCTGATTTCGCCAAGGAGTACACGGCGTCGCTGTACCAGGCGATGGGGCATATTGCCGTCATTACCGACAAGGACGTGGTTATCGCCGTTTCCGGCGCCCCCAAACGGGAGCTTTGGGACAAAGCCATCTCCACCGATCTTGAACAGATCATGGAGGGCCGCAAAAGCATCGTTGTCAACCGCAACGAAGGTACTTTTCATGACATTACCAGCGATGAGGACGAGAACGCGGCTTACCAGGGTGAAGTGATCGTGCCCATCATCGCCGAGGGCGAAGCCATCGGTTCGGTCGTCCTTTTGACGAAGGATTCCGGCACCAAGCTGGGCAGCATGGAGCAGAAGGTGGCGGAGACAGCCGCGGGTTTTATGGGCCGTCAAATGGAGAGCTGAAGACCGCTTGATAAGGGGGCTGACGGAGGAGAATAACTCTTCCGTCGGCTCTTTTTCTTAGGAAAGGACAAGTTTCCCATAAAAAAGCTTTGGCTTCCCGTTAAACTTTGGTATAATACAATGGATTTGTGAGGTGCGTATGAGTAAAAAGTCCTTTGTCCGAGGCGCCGCCGTTTTGGCCGTCGCGGGCATCATCTGCAAGTTCATCGGCATGTTCTACCGCATACCCATGACCCAGATTCTGGGCAACTACGGCATGGGAGTTTATCAGCATGCCACGCCCATCTATGCTATCTTGCTGGGTCTTTCCTCCAGCGGTATTCCTACCGCCATCGCCTTTTTGGTGGCGGAGCATCTCACCAAGGATGATGAGCGGGGCGCCTGGCGCGTCTTCCGGATTTCTTTCCATCTGCTTTTCTGGATCGGTGTGATCACCACCGTACTGCTCGTGGTCTTCCGAAACACCATTGCCACCATCTACAAGGACCCGGATGTGGTCCTTTCGCTGATCACTTTAGCACCGTCTTTGTTTTTTGTATCCCTCATCTCGGCCTACCGAGGCTATTTTCAAGGCCGGCAGCACATGGCGCCCACGGCCATCTCCCAGCTGGTGGAGCAGGTGGTCAAGCTGGGCATGGGCATGGTGCTCGCCACGGCCTGGCAGACGAAGGGTGTGGAGTACGGTGTGGCCGGCGCCTTTGTGGGCGTCACCCTGAGCGAGGTGGTGGCTCTTTTATATCTTATGCTGGTACAAGCTAAGCAGCGCCATTCCATCATTCATGAACTGGCCAAGCCCATGCCAAGAAGGAGTCAGGAATCCACCAAAAGCATCGCTATCCGGCTGGCCAAATTGGCCATACCGGCCACTGTGGCCAGTGTGATCATGCCGCTGGTGACCATGATCGACGGGGGTATCGTGGCCAACCGCCTGGTGAATCTTTTGGGCTACAGCGCCGAACAGGCTACCACGCTGAACGGGCTGATGGGCAACAAGGTCAATGTTTTGGTGAACATCCCCGCTGTGGTGACCACCTCGCTCTCCATGAGCCTTGTTCCCGCGATTTCCGCATACCGGGCCCAGGGCAACATTAAGGGTATTCGGCGCAACGCCATTCAGGGTGTGCGCCTTGCGATGATGATCTCTTTGCCGGTAGCCATGGGATTTTTCGTGCTGGCGGAGCCCATCATGCTGCTGCTGTTTGGTGCCAGTGATCCGGTGATGGATCAAACGGCGGCCAATCTTCTTAAGATCATGTCTCTAGGCACCATTTTCTTGGCGCTGCTTCATACGATGACCGGTTTTCTGCAGGGCCTGGGCAGGGTGAGAGTGCCCCTAAGGAATCTGTTGATGGGAGGCATCGTCAAGGTCATTTTAAGCTTTATTTTAATTGGCATTCCGCAGATCAATATTTTGGGCGCTGCTATCAGTTCCACGGCATGCTATGGTGTAGCCGGTCTTTTGAACGTGTATGCCGTAAAAAGTGCAACCCGCACCCGTTTTCGGCTGAAGCGAGTGCTGCTGAGACCGCTGTTGGCTTCCGCGGGTATGGGGCTGGTGGTGTGGTTATGCCATAAGCTTTTGGTTGGCTCCTTGGGGAACGCTGTTGCCACGTCTGCGGCTATCTGTGTGGGCATCGTTGTCTATGGTTTTTTGCTGCTGGTCACCGGTGGTGTGAATCGCAGAGATTTGAAAGCCATGCCCGGCGGCGGCAAGCTGGCGAGGGTTCTGGAAAAGACCCATCTATTGCGTAAAGAATAAGGGGGTAGAAGCCGTGGGTAAGATTGTGATTGTGGGTTTGGGTGCGGGAGACCGCGACAGTTTGACGATGGGCGCGCTGGATGTTTTGAAGACGGACAAGCGGATTATCCTGCACAGCGGAAGGCTGCCTGTAGCGGCGGCTCTCATCACCCGGGGGATCGGCTTTGAGACGTTGGATGATCTCTATCGAGACTCGGAAGATTTTGATACTCTGGCGGAAAATGGAGCGCTTCGGGTG harbors:
- a CDS encoding Lrp/AsnC family transcriptional regulator; translated protein: MDAIDYDILALLVQNGRMPLKQLAQEVCLSSPAAAARVARLEKEGVITGYHASVDLQKLDYPVKAFINLRVRPDQKPEFYPFIEACPNVLECCCVTGHYSMLIKVAFPSTQELDAFIGILQRFGDTETQIVFSTAVEPRELAKPAHELSN
- a CDS encoding putative polysaccharide biosynthesis protein; translated protein: MSKKSFVRGAAVLAVAGIICKFIGMFYRIPMTQILGNYGMGVYQHATPIYAILLGLSSSGIPTAIAFLVAEHLTKDDERGAWRVFRISFHLLFWIGVITTVLLVVFRNTIATIYKDPDVVLSLITLAPSLFFVSLISAYRGYFQGRQHMAPTAISQLVEQVVKLGMGMVLATAWQTKGVEYGVAGAFVGVTLSEVVALLYLMLVQAKQRHSIIHELAKPMPRRSQESTKSIAIRLAKLAIPATVASVIMPLVTMIDGGIVANRLVNLLGYSAEQATTLNGLMGNKVNVLVNIPAVVTTSLSMSLVPAISAYRAQGNIKGIRRNAIQGVRLAMMISLPVAMGFFVLAEPIMLLLFGASDPVMDQTAANLLKIMSLGTIFLALLHTMTGFLQGLGRVRVPLRNLLMGGIVKVILSFILIGIPQINILGAAISSTACYGVAGLLNVYAVKSATRTRFRLKRVLLRPLLASAGMGLVVWLCHKLLVGSLGNAVATSAAICVGIVVYGFLLLVTGGVNRRDLKAMPGGGKLARVLEKTHLLRKE
- a CDS encoding aspartate ammonia-lyase; this encodes MKLRSERDSIGSMAVPEDAYYGVQTLRAVTNFPITGRRMCREMIVSLAQVKLAAALVHREAGRVEPEAAHAIVAACREIIAGGLMDAFIVDPIQGGAGTSANMNMNEVVANRAIELMGGRKGDYALVHPNDLVNMAQSTNDVFPTAGKLAALKLLAPALDALNELCAALEDKGEEFDDVIKMGRTQLQDAVPMNLGQSFRAWASAVRRDVERLSVAGEGLLTINLGGTAIGTAVNTYPAYRARVIRKLSEITGEPLVQAADLMDATQNLDSYVNLSAALKTSAVNLSKIANDLRLLSSGPRTGLGEINLPARQNGSSIMPGKVNPVIPEVVSQVAFNIIGNDFTITMAAEAGQLELNAFEPVLFDNLFESLRTLTAACTTFRKNCIEGITANRERCRKLVMESTGVATALCPYIGYQKAAELAKKSLKTGVPLPKLALEEHIMNAEKLEKVLDPSAMTHPLAAD
- a CDS encoding MBL fold metallo-hydrolase encodes the protein MTVKTYMTTMPNKSGAFLLASRIIWKQGGNIVRVSYNKAVDMHALFLDIRAEEAAHAAIERELRAVGYLSKAACDARVVMVELTIPDVPGAVLPALKVLDRYDINISYINSEENGTGVQHFQMGLLIENPEVIKMLLDDLGELYPIDILEYDDAKIPLDNTIFYIRLASEMRTLFDLPPAETQAFIAEANRILQLLQKSGENPGKVFEYIRRFAHFIADHRGRAFQPEIERIHLSPKVTLHSIQPPCGSNTYVLETDNELVLIDTGYARFWPEMQEIFHTLFDNFENRLSRIYITHPDVDHCGLLSILPAPIHINEKSARFFRRQRQGQPDYREAKGFCYGYTKLNRIISGYAPPPEERMVLMDQNTPEEHGELYPLGSFAVGDLIFDVLEGSGGHVYGEMIFWEREGRAIFTGDNLVNIQGFSPEQAEFNALAPYLMTSVNVDSQKATAIRRELITRITAMEIRTGKSCFICGGHGPLSFLKEGKPVKLG
- the spoVT gene encoding stage V sporulation protein T; protein product: MKATGIVRRIDELGRVVIPKEIRRTLRIREGDPLEIFTDRDGEVILKKYSPIGELADFAKEYTASLYQAMGHIAVITDKDVVIAVSGAPKRELWDKAISTDLEQIMEGRKSIVVNRNEGTFHDITSDEDENAAYQGEVIVPIIAEGEAIGSVVLLTKDSGTKLGSMEQKVAETAAGFMGRQMES